Part of the Candidatus Poribacteria bacterium genome is shown below.
CCTCTCGGACGTGCCAGCCCCAATGATCCAACGTGGTGCAGAGCCTGCCCCTGATGAAATCGGGGTTTCCCAACTTGCGGGACGACATGTGCATAGAAAAACAATTCAGTCAGTTACCCCGCCCTGAAGAGACGGGGCTTGTTTGAAGCGTCCGCCTCTCTGTTAGGTATCACCTAACAGGTAAGGGGCTTACTTGGTTTCGCGCTTCTGTCCCTGTCTGTTAGAAATCTCCTAACCGAGAAGGGTGTTTCGGGGGTGATTGAATCCACCCCACCTCCACGCAAGGCTACAGCAGCCTTTTTAATGTTTATTGCAGCATTATGGTCACGGTCTAATACCAGTCCACAGTGAGGGCAATCATGGACACGGTCCGACAACGATTTAGAAACAATGGAATCACAACCCGAACATCTCTGCGAAGTGTAGTGAGGCTTCACTTTCTTCAGCCGTTTGCCAGCGGTTGCAGCTTTGCTCTGCAGCTTCAGACGAAAGTTGCCCCACCCTGCATCCGAAATGCTCTTGGCGAGGTAGTGATTCTTTTTCATGTTGTCAATCGACAAGTTCTCTACCGCGACTGCATCGCACTTTTCAAAGAGACGGTGCGCGGTCTTAAACTGAAAGTCTTTTCGTTGGTTCGCTATGCGCTGATGACACCGGGATACGACTTCACGTTGTTTCGCACGGCGTTTACTCCCTTTCTTGCGTCGCGAAAGTACGCGCTGATGTTTAGCAAGCTTCTTTTCAGATTGACGATAGTGGCGAGGATTTTCTACCCGTTCACCGTCCGAATCAACGACAAACGCGTTCAGGCCTACATCCACGCCGAGCGTGGTATTAACGGGTACTTCCACAGGGTCTGACACCTCAACGGGGATTGTAGCATACCAGCCGGACGCCTTCTTGGAGATGGTAAGGTTCTTAATCTGCCCGTCAGGCAAGGGACGGTGATAGCGAATCTTGAGGTGTCCGATTTTGGGGACAACGACTTTGGCAAACTTGCCACGCACGTTTCGGATTAGCTTTTTAGACAGGTGACTAAAGGTCATTGACCGATACCGTCCTTCGCCTTTGAAGCGTGGGAAGCCGGGGGCTTCACCGGCCTTGACACGCCGGAAAAAGGCTTGGTAGGCTTTGTCCAAACGGCGTATAGCATCTTGGAGCACATCGCTATGGAGACCGACAAACGATTTAGATTCCTTTTTCAAATACGGCAAAGCGTTGGCTTGTGTTGTCCTTTTGACTGTTAGACCTGTTGATTGGTATGTGTGGATGCGCCATGCAAGTGCTTGATTGTAGATAGCGCGCAGCAGTGCCAACCAAACGGTGAAGATATGCCGTTGTTTGGCTGTCGGATAGGCTCTGTATTCAAATGTCTTTTTCATGGTGTTGTCCTTTGTCCTTCATGCCCGGTTCTAGCGGGTTGTAGGGGACACCGCCTAGCGACGGTGTAGAACTCCCCTACAAAGGACAAGAGAATTTTATCATATTTATGCAGTTTTATCAACAAAAAAGAGGCGGGATTTCCTCCCCACTCTAAAGAGATGGGGGTTCCATCCCGAAGATTCTGATGAACCAATAAATTAATGAACAAATATACCAAAAAAAATGGAGGTGGCGGGACACGTTAACCCCCCGGTTTCCCAGAGGCGTGGACTATATCTTCATCCAACCAAAATGGTGGAGCCTAGCGTATTATAGGAGATGTAGATTTGCCGCGATTCAAGTTTTGAACCGTTTCAACCAGCCAATTCTTCTTTTCAAGCAGCTTGGGAGAGTACCTTCCATTTCGGGGAGTTACTTCTTTATAATGCTTGATAATTAAATCGGCCTGTTGTTTTTTGACACATAAAAATGGGCGTATTTCCTCAAGAATATATAAGCTGGCACTAACTGAGTGCGTTTGCCAATGCCAAGATTGTCGATGGTGTGATTGTGACTTCTTTTTGGCTTGTATGCGTCCACAGTTAGTAATAGTTGAATATACTCCAAAAGCTCAAGGTGAGTATTACTCACACTAATTTGTGGACTTGGCATTTGATTCTTACGTCGCCTAGTAAGCGTTACAGTTCCTTCACCATCAATAATCCCAGCGAGATACGCCTTTTCGACGTCAGTCAATTGACACTATCTCCTATCATTACAGTCTCTACAGGACCATACAATCCCTCGGTGTTGCCATAAGATGTCGCCATCTCTTAGGTTTCACCGATGTAAGCCAAGTTTAATCGAGGAGGTTGCCCTCCAAGTCGACCAGACTGATCGAACCCGCGTCCGAGAACATTTCAATAAAGGCTACTACATGCTTAGCATAAGCTTTGGTGTTTCGTCCACAAGACTCCCTTATGCCGGATTCACAGCGGACTATCTCAAGTTAATTCTCGCGCCATGCCCCTTGAGAACAAGTAAGGCGCATAGCCCGTTTGTTGACGTCGGGCTAACTCGACGGGACCGCAAATTAGCCGGACGAGCCACTTTATTAAGCGGCTAGAGCCAATTCTTCATCGGCAATTAAATTGTTTCCGCCTGTTTAACGAGGCCTGCGGAGACCTCGGCATGCAACCTTTATTCACCCCCGTATGTAAGTAGGAAACTATCCCGATTGTCCTATCTGTTGAACAGTTCAACAACCTTAGCAACCCCTAAACAAAGCACACTAAGAATGCAGAAAAAAAACATGTTACTAAGCCATGTCATCCCTACGCTAAGAGCCACTGCCATAGTTTGATCGGGTGCGGGATGTCGAATCATCACTCTTATAGCCCCAACTATTCCCACAATAATTCCGATGCCTATTACTATTCTACCGACTCTGCGTAATGCCTTAGCTATAGGTACACTTTGCGCGGGTTCGGCACTAATGGATTCCGCGCTAATGTCCCTTACTGATTCGAAGACTGGAGCCTTAATTATACTTTCTGCGGCTTCGTCACTAATCTCTTCGGCTGATTCGGAAACAGCATTACTTGCCCCACAGTTTTTGCACTTGGCAGCTTCGCCAATTTTCAAAAACTTAACGGCAATATCTTTCCCACAGCTTTTACACTGAAATTTCAAAGCCATAATTGCGTCTGCTCCTAACGTATAAGCGGCATACGCTTGGTCTGCTTCCCGCCGCATATCCTCGCGCTTGTCGTAATCGTGCTTACCGCGCGCTAACGCAATTTCAACCTTCACCTTACCCTTACTAAAATAAGCCTTCGTCGGCACAATCGTCATGCCGGTGGGTCGGGTTTTCCCTTCGATCCGCTTAATCTCTCGGCGGTTCAACAGAAGCTTCCGTTTGCGTTTCGGCTCGTGATTCTCACGATTAGCCTGCTCGTAAGGACCGATATGGGCGTCAATCAAAAAGACCTCGCCATCGTCGACACGAGCGTAGCTATCGGTCAAATTCATCCTGCCGCTACGAATCGCCTTGACCTCCGTTCCTTGAAGGGATCAGATGATAATCGTACCGCGCTTTCTTATTTGTAGCAACTGGACCCGTGGTTGTAACAGACTTCTCAGCATTCATAGTGCGTGAATTATAGCACAAACACGAAGGTGGCGCAAGGGCAAAAGGGCTTGATTATTCCTCGCATCCGTTGTAGAGTTATAGGCAACATCTCAAACGTGAAACGTAATGTCCTGTTCCGAGTATCCCGATTTATCGGGACGTGAAACGTGATGCGTGAAACGTAATGCGTGAAAACAAAAGGAACCAATGAACTAATGAACTAGTGAACTAATAAACCAATATAGCAGGAGGGATAAATGCCGAGATCCAAAGATAAAATTCAAACGGGTTGGGAGGGGCGCTTCTATGAAGATTTTGAAGTCGGCGCTGTCTATCGAAGCAGGTTCGGACATACGGTCACCGAAGCGGATAA
Proteins encoded:
- a CDS encoding transposase, translating into MKKTFEYRAYPTAKQRHIFTVWLALLRAIYNQALAWRIHTYQSTGLTVKRTTQANALPYLKKESKSFVGLHSDVLQDAIRRLDKAYQAFFRRVKAGEAPGFPRFKGEGRYRSMTFSHLSKKLIRNVRGKFAKVVVPKIGHLKIRYHRPLPDGQIKNLTISKKASGWYATIPVEVSDPVEVPVNTTLGVDVGLNAFVVDSDGERVENPRHYRQSEKKLAKHQRVLSRRKKGSKRRAKQREVVSRCHQRIANQRKDFQFKTAHRLFEKCDAVAVENLSIDNMKKNHYLAKSISDAGWGNFRLKLQSKAATAGKRLKKVKPHYTSQRCSGCDSIVSKSLSDRVHDCPHCGLVLDRDHNAAINIKKAAVALRGGGVDSITPETPFSVRRFLTDRDRSAKPSKPLTC
- a CDS encoding LAGLIDADG family homing endonuclease, translated to MTDVEKAYLAGIIDGEGTVTLTRRRKNQMPSPQISVSNTHLELLEYIQLLLTVDAYKPKRSHNHTIDNLGIGKRTQLVPAYIFLRKYAHFYVSKNNRPI